The sequence TACCTTGATCTACAAAGAAGAAGCACTTACCCTTCCGAGTGAGTCCTTTCTTGCGTTTATATCTCAATATTATGGGATAGAAAAATTTCCAAAAGAAGCATAGAAGGGATGCCATTCTAATAGTAACGGGTTGCATGGGAAGGCTTAAGAAAAAAGCAGAGCTATAAAACGCCTCTGCTTTTTTCTTCCCTACATTCTAATTTTCTTTTAAATATAGCCAAGTGACTATAAATTAATGAAAAGTTACAGGTACCTTCACTTTACTACGTTTTATTCTAAACCCTAAAGCAATTGAAGCTCCAAGACAACTAGATAGGCAACCAACAAATAAATAAATGGATGGAGTAGATTCACCAATCAAAACAGATGCAATTCCACCAATCACAGGAAATAGTGCTACGATATATCCACTTTTGGCTCCTCCAATTTTTTCAACAAGCTTTAAATAAAATAGCCAAGCCAAAAACGAAGCTACTACAGATAAGTATAGTAAAGCCGTTACATACGTAATTGTTGTTGGAAGTATTATTTCGTGTCCTTGAAAAAATACCATTGCGCCCATAACTATACTGCCTACTGTAAACCCTATTGCATTAGCATAGATAGGGTCTACCTTTTGTGTAGCATTTCTTGCTGAACTTGCATCTCCAATAGCTGTAAGAAATGTACCTAAACATGCAATCATAACTCCCTTCAAATCAACAAGACCTTGAAAATTATTAAACGTCGGATATATGAGGATACAAACACCTAATACCCCGAGTATCCCCCCAACTAAAATACGAGGGTGTAATTTTTCTTTTAAAAAAATACGGAGAGCGATTGGTGTTAGTATCACTTTTAAGGAAAAAATGATGGTTACAATTGCAGCTGAGCTTAAGATGGTAGCGTAATAAAGACAGAGATAACTTAACGCAAAGTTACAAATGCCAAAAACGATAACGAACGGAATATCTTTTCTTTTAGGTTTTCCCTTGGGTCTAAGTATAAAGATCAGGACTAAAAATAGTAAGGCTGCTATAACTAAACGCAATGCTAAGGATAATTCCAAACTAACTGGTGTACCTTGTATCTTTACTGCAATAAAATTGAGGCCCCATACGATTAAACAAAATATGTACATGAATTTTATCATTTTAAACCCTCGGATTTCTTACCCTTTTTGTTATATCTGGGATCAACTCCTATTCTCTTCGACAGAATAGGCACTAACATGCTAGGGCATTTCTTTACAATCACCCGTTGCTGAAGAAAAGTCACTATAGTTAATCAAGATATTTTATAAATAAAACTCTGTCTTGATTTGATCCGTCATAGTTGGTAAACACATCAATACCATCAATTTTTTTATCTCCACTTTCTATTTCAAATCCCATTTTGGTATGGTAGGCAATCGAACCTTTGTTAACAGGCGACGTTTCACAGCGGATTATATGACGTCCGTTTTGTTTTACCACATTAAAAAACTGGTTGTATAGCTCCTTCCCAATCTTATGTTTTCTGAAATCAGGATGAACTCCAACAAAGTGAATATATGACTCATCAGGTTGTGATTGGGACAGAAATCCAATAAGAAAGCCTACAATCTTCCCATCCTTTTCCGCAATAAAGCTTGTATTTTTAAAATGATCAAAAAATAATTTTGGCAACATATCAGACATATCTCTTCCACCCCACCACTCATTAATAAGTGGCGATAAAGTATAATAGTCTGATCCTCTCACTAAACGTAATTTCATTTACTTACCCCTTTAAGAAAAATGCTTTCTGTCTGATTGTGAAAAAAGATCACGTTATGGACTTTTGCTTCTTATCCCCTATTATTACAACAAACATATAAAGTGAGAAAGAAATGATCATCAATACTAAAGCTAACAAAGTCATTTGGTCTGATAATTTAATAAAGAAGCGATCAATCACACTAAAAATACTTACACTTATTATAAATCCAAATGCAATTGCTTTTCGCTTTTGATGATCCACCCCTTCCGAATACATAGTATATTTACTGAAGAGATATATTAAAAATGGCAAATAAAAGACTCCAATTAATATAAATATAAGCAACTTCTTCTCCCCTTTGAACTATTAGACTATTAATCTAAGAACTTAACTCACCATTTTACAATTATTGTTTTACCATCTTATTTGAATGCCTTATTTTAAGATTCACTCTTTACGATCCACTGCTTTATAAGAGGATAATCTTTCTTCTAATGTCCCTGTATGTAGTTCAAAAAGATTATGATCATAATCATAAAAATAAATAGAGTACCCTTCGCCTTTTATTCTTGGTCTTGGTGGTTTCATATCTAAGTTCAACTTTTTTACTTTATTTAGATACATATCTATATCTTCTTCTTTAATTTTAAAAGCAACATGATGGTAAGTTCTATTTACAATATCTTTATTTTCCATAACCGCTATCCATTGTCCTCCAATTATGAAAAACCTTTCTTTAGATAAAGAATGTATTTGATCTCCACTATAATAAACCTCTTTAGCTCCGAATAATTCTTTAAATAGTTCAGTAGTCTTGTCTAAATCTTTTGCAACAAAAGTGATATGACTTACACTTTCAATCATAATCAAAAATCCTTTCCTTTATCATTGGATCTTCTTTAATTGACGTATTGAAACGAATTATGTTTCATTTTCTTATAAATAAAACCCATTTAGTTACTTAAATCCTCTTGATTCATCACTTCGAAAATTTCAAAACAAATTCCTCATCCTTAATTATCTAATCATCCAAAAAATTTTCCACTAAAAAAGACAAACCAATAATGCCTAATGGTCTGTCTTTTAATTTTATATTTTAATGGTCAGTTAATATATAGCAGAGTCCCTTTTTTACATTTTTCATCCTTTATTTAGATATTAAACCGGTTGGCTATTGTCTGGAACAACGGTAGAATTCCTTTCCGAATTCTCTACGACCACACACGCAGAGGCATCACCAATGACATTTACACTGGTTCTCATCATATCTAGTACACGATCAATTCCAGCTATTAGGGCAATTCCCTCTAATGGGAGATTGACAGAGGTTAATACCATTGTCAGCATAACCATTCCAGCTCCAGGAACTCCAGCAGCTCCTATCGATGCTAATGTTGCTACTAGCGCAACCATCAACATTTGCATAAACGAAAGATCAACGCCAAAGTATTGAGCAATAAACAGGGTAGCAATTCCTAGGTAAATAGCTGTTCCATCCATATTGACAGTTGCTCCTAATGGTAAGATGAAGCTGCTGGTTTCTTTAGAAACGCCTAGGTTTTCTTGTGTGTTTTTCATCGTTACAGGTAACGTTCCTGAGCTACTACATGTTGAGAAGGCAACAGCTGCAGCTGGTGATATACCTTTGAAAAAATAGAGAGGATTCATCTTTCCAAATGACTTGACTGCGAGTGAATAAACAAATACCACATGAATGATAGCTGCAACTGCCATCGCGATAATG is a genomic window of Bacillus mesophilus containing:
- a CDS encoding DMT family transporter, with translation MIKFMYIFCLIVWGLNFIAVKIQGTPVSLELSLALRLVIAALLFLVLIFILRPKGKPKRKDIPFVIVFGICNFALSYLCLYYATILSSAAIVTIIFSLKVILTPIALRIFLKEKLHPRILVGGILGVLGVCILIYPTFNNFQGLVDLKGVMIACLGTFLTAIGDASSARNATQKVDPIYANAIGFTVGSIVMGAMVFFQGHEIILPTTITYVTALLYLSVVASFLAWLFYLKLVEKIGGAKSGYIVALFPVIGGIASVLIGESTPSIYLFVGCLSSCLGASIALGFRIKRSKVKVPVTFH
- a CDS encoding GNAT family N-acetyltransferase; translation: MKLRLVRGSDYYTLSPLINEWWGGRDMSDMLPKLFFDHFKNTSFIAEKDGKIVGFLIGFLSQSQPDESYIHFVGVHPDFRKHKIGKELYNQFFNVVKQNGRHIIRCETSPVNKGSIAYHTKMGFEIESGDKKIDGIDVFTNYDGSNQDRVLFIKYLD
- the fosX gene encoding FosX/FosE/FosI family fosfomycin resistance hydrolase, encoding MIESVSHITFVAKDLDKTTELFKELFGAKEVYYSGDQIHSLSKERFFIIGGQWIAVMENKDIVNRTYHHVAFKIKEEDIDMYLNKVKKLNLDMKPPRPRIKGEGYSIYFYDYDHNLFELHTGTLEERLSSYKAVDRKE